AGCCCGTCGCCCCACGTATGCGGCGAGTAGATGTGGCCGCGCGCCTGCACCTCGTGGGCGAGCTGGCGCGCGCGCAGCACGCCGGTGCTCCACACGACATCGGCCTGATACACGTCGAGCGCATCGTGATGCAGGTACTCGCGCTGCTCGGCGAAGTCGCGGTTGCCCTCGCCGCCGGCGATGCGAATCTTCGCCCGCCGGCGCAGCTCGGCCAGCCCGCGATAGTCGCGCCGGTCGAGCGGCTCCTCTAGCCAATAGGCGCCCAGTTCGGCGAGCGCATCGGCGACCCACAGCGCCGTCTTGAAGTCCCACGGCGGGCCGGCATCCCAGGGCATGCGCCAGCCTTGATTGGCGTCCACGAGGATGTGCATGTCGTCGCCGACGGCGTCGCGCACCGCGCGCACGACGGCCAGGTCGTCCTCCGGGCGCGGCGCGTGGAAGCGCAGCTTGAGCGCAGGGAACCCCCGGGCTTTCAACCGGCGGGCGCTTTCGGCGCGTGCATCGGCCGGTTGGCGTTCGCCACAACTAGCGTAGAGCGGCACGGTGCACTGCCGGCCGCCGAGCAGCTTCCAGAGCGGCAGGCTGACGATGTGGCCCATCAGGTCCCACAGCGCGACCTCCAGCGGCCACATTCGACCATACATGAACTGCAGGTTGTCCAGGATCTGGACGTGGCGCTCGATGTCGAACGGATCGTGGCCGATGAACAGCGCCTCGTGGCCGGCAAAGCCGAGCATGGCATCGCCGCTGCCGACGCCCTCGTAGTCACCCGCGCACACCCGCACCAGGGTGACGGTGTGGCCGGTGCGGGGGCGTGGATCCCAGGCAGCGTGAAAGGGCGGATCGAGCGGCAAGCGATAATGACGAATCTCGATGGCGTCTATTTTCATAGCAAGCGTTAGATTATCGGACTCGGTCAGACTGCTGAAGACACGGACAGGTCACGGCATCCAGGCGACTGCTGTGCAGCTTACCCAGATGCATCTTTCTACGGCCGAGCAGAGGGGGATGCGCGCGGCGCGGCCGTCTGCTCAGCCCAGGCATTTACGCCGGGGCTAGAATCCATCCTCGCAACGCGCCATGAACATCGGCATCTTCGGCGGGACGTTCGACCCGCCGCACATCGGCCACCTGGTCATCGCCGACCAGGCGCTGACGCAACTCAAACTCGACGAAGTCTGGTTCATGCCGGTCGGGCAACCGCCCCACAAGGCCGGCAACTCCATCAGCAGCGCGCGCCACCGCGTGCGCATGGTGCAACTGGCCATCAGCGATCATCCCGCCTTTCGGCTGTCGCTGATTGACGTGGAGCGCCCCGCCCCGCACTATTCCAGCACCGCGCTGGAGTTGTTGGAAGCACGGCATCCGCAGCACGACTGGTGTTTCATCATGGGCGCCGATTCGCTGGAAGACCTGCCGCACTGGCACAACCCACGCCGGCTGATCGAGCTGGCGACGTTGGCCGTCGCCGGCCGGCCAGGCGCACGGCCCGACCTGAACGAGATCGAGCATGACGTGCCGGGGGTGAGCAGCCGCGTGCGCTGGGTGAACGCGCCGCTGGTGGACATCTCGTCCACCGAGCTGCGCCGGATGGTGCGCCGGAACGCCTCACTGCGCTATCTCGTGCCCTACCCCGTCGAGGTGTACATCAAGACCGAACGGCTGTATCGCACCTGACTACGCCACGCGCAACATCGCCTCGAAGCGTGCGTAGGCGTCGTCCCATCGCCCGGCCTCGCGCGGCTGATACGTGACGAGCGGGAAGGAATGCCGGATGACCTGGTGGGCGTCGTCCATCGAAGCCAGCTCGCTGCACGCCACCATCTGCACCAGCAAGTTACCGATCGCCGTCGCCTCGACCGGACCGGCCACCACCGGCACGCTGCACGCATCGGCGGTGAACTGGCACAGCAGCACGTTCTGCGCCCCGCCACCGACGATGTGAATGACCTCGACCGGATGGCCGAGCAGCGCCTGCAACTGGTTGAGCGTGTAGCGATACTTGAGCGCCAGGCTCTCCAGGATGCAGCGCACCATCGCACCGCGTCCATCGGGAACAGGCTGGCCGGTGCGGCGGCAATAGTCGGCGATGGCTTTCGGCATGTCGTCCGGATGCAGAAAGGCTGCGTCGTCGGGATCCACCAGCGAGCCGAGCGCGGGCGCCTGTTCGGCCAGGGCGAACAGCTCGCCGTATGGAATCGGCTCGCCCGCCGGCGACGCCCACTTACGCCGGCATTCCTGCACCAGCCACATGCCCATGATGTTTTTCAACAGGCGAAACCTGCCACCCACCCCACCCTCGTTGGTGAAGTTGAACTGCAGCGCCTGCGGCGTGATCACCGGCCGGCCCACCAGCGCGCCCAACAACGACCATGTGCCCGAGCTGATGTAGGCAAAGCGCGCGACGACGGCGGGCACGCCGGCGACCGCCGAGCCGGTGTCGTGCGTGGCCGGCGCGATGACGCGCGTCGCTTCGAGGCCGCCGGCGTCGAGCGAACGAACGAGCGCCGGCAACAGCGGCCCCAGGTCGGTGCCCGGCCGGATCACTGCGGGAAGGAAGTGCGTCGGGATGCCC
The window above is part of the Candidatus Roseilinea sp. genome. Proteins encoded here:
- a CDS encoding carbohydrate kinase, with the translated sequence MTSRSFLAFDIGAESGRAIAGAFDGDALRLTEIHRFPNKPVRVGSHLYWNPLALWDEVQAGLRKAAAQCGPIAGVGVDTWGVDFALLDARDELIGNPHHYRDARTDGMVEEACARVGRERIFESTGIQFMQINTLYQLLAMARADAPALEFARTFLMMPDLLHFWLSGYKACEFSNATTTQCYDPRAGDWARDLLASLGIPTHFLPAVIRPGTDLGPLLPALVRSLDAGGLEATRVIAPATHDTGSAVAGVPAVVARFAYISSGTWSLLGALVGRPVITPQALQFNFTNEGGVGGRFRLLKNIMGMWLVQECRRKWASPAGEPIPYGELFALAEQAPALGSLVDPDDAAFLHPDDMPKAIADYCRRTGQPVPDGRGAMVRCILESLALKYRYTLNQLQALLGHPVEVIHIVGGGAQNVLLCQFTADACSVPVVAGPVEATAIGNLLVQMVACSELASMDDAHQVIRHSFPLVTYQPREAGRWDDAYARFEAMLRVA
- a CDS encoding isomerase; protein product: MKIDAIEIRHYRLPLDPPFHAAWDPRPRTGHTVTLVRVCAGDYEGVGSGDAMLGFAGHEALFIGHDPFDIERHVQILDNLQFMYGRMWPLEVALWDLMGHIVSLPLWKLLGGRQCTVPLYASCGERQPADARAESARRLKARGFPALKLRFHAPRPEDDLAVVRAVRDAVGDDMHILVDANQGWRMPWDAGPPWDFKTALWVADALAELGAYWLEEPLDRRDYRGLAELRRRAKIRIAGGEGNRDFAEQREYLHHDALDVYQADVVWSTGVLRARQLAHEVQARGHIYSPHTWGDGLVLLANLHVCAAVSTAPFVEFPFDPPGWTPERRDFILPAPIVPDVDKPAQVTLSDAPGLGVTIDWNALERWRCDRGTL
- the nadD gene encoding putative nicotinate-nucleotide adenylyltransferase translates to MNIGIFGGTFDPPHIGHLVIADQALTQLKLDEVWFMPVGQPPHKAGNSISSARHRVRMVQLAISDHPAFRLSLIDVERPAPHYSSTALELLEARHPQHDWCFIMGADSLEDLPHWHNPRRLIELATLAVAGRPGARPDLNEIEHDVPGVSSRVRWVNAPLVDISSTELRRMVRRNASLRYLVPYPVEVYIKTERLYRT